In Desulfomonile tiedjei DSM 6799, a genomic segment contains:
- a CDS encoding TonB-dependent receptor, producing MNAMRFHHTRLLCLLFVFAVLLAIEAPLTIAQEVTPSQQLERVEVEPPERRPTSGSAGTGQGFGYDQPIPGGQERSDFPLTSSQVVSPTGRVANLATVPSAITVVENQGITAQGRTGIVDMATTAPGTYAGGYSTANMFNAQIGMRGFAATPASINRTAIILEGRNMEIPRSEANTGFLFPEIIDRAEVMRGDGTVQFGNKAIGGSINILLKKPRQNPGTYFGVEGRSWYGQREWAATNLVRGPVAAGIFCGMYSEQGFRVYGGDGQSEEFVGRPGPWELYNVIPSLNWKITPRLTFDVTYVYSKERMAAPDDVRLDRWDRRDTRDVSKGRADGGADERVDKNVLLNLYYDGGRLGSFEVKGFQRYYDTASYSYLFASDFGREAQFIRWADSGLSLKYTRTDQYRFVRNDLTLGSDLYDGFYGRGAKEISGSGTTASPYSLIFKNETSTYRESLGYYVINQMRFWDRLIFGLGYRIENYEFKDLYFQNRQGTGRVGQRYPMNKSAAFYSLGLVYDRELGSNIYCKHSRTYRFPTISEMINTGRTSTSHPNSIYFLQPEEGTLEEAGIRHWFTPNIYASLIYYELEMDNEILGDWDVRLSPPRRWNANVPLVAHDGIEFEGLVRLTPRWTLNGNYTRQRVYYRTDSINPRDFSQGRLTDKWVPPNPGEMCNLWLSYDNTDWGFSASIHYRYVGKRYFQGDDFNVARDLDEVKTADLAVSQTFFDGLTTLYFGIQNINDLQYSLASYYYLSSGVPVYQFYPNAGRTYYLGLKTSLDFDKMKVPSGADLQRMQERLYGAVGSGVDSLTGVSARIRGLMSL from the coding sequence ATGAACGCTATGCGTTTTCATCATACACGATTACTTTGTCTGCTTTTTGTCTTCGCAGTCCTTCTTGCGATCGAAGCCCCTCTAACGATTGCTCAGGAAGTGACTCCCTCACAGCAATTGGAACGCGTCGAGGTGGAGCCTCCAGAGCGCCGCCCAACGTCTGGCAGTGCGGGGACCGGCCAAGGCTTCGGTTACGATCAACCTATACCCGGAGGCCAGGAGCGTTCCGACTTCCCGCTTACGTCGAGTCAGGTGGTTTCTCCCACCGGACGGGTCGCCAATCTGGCCACTGTGCCATCGGCCATCACCGTGGTGGAAAATCAGGGTATCACTGCTCAAGGGAGAACGGGAATCGTAGACATGGCCACAACAGCTCCAGGCACATACGCCGGGGGCTACAGTACTGCAAACATGTTTAATGCCCAGATCGGCATGCGAGGATTTGCCGCAACCCCGGCGTCGATAAACCGCACGGCCATCATTCTTGAAGGCCGGAACATGGAAATCCCCAGAAGTGAAGCAAACACAGGGTTCCTTTTTCCCGAGATCATCGACAGGGCTGAAGTGATGCGAGGTGACGGAACTGTCCAGTTCGGCAACAAGGCAATCGGTGGCTCCATAAATATCTTGCTCAAGAAGCCGCGCCAGAATCCGGGGACTTACTTCGGTGTCGAGGGACGCTCGTGGTACGGCCAGCGCGAGTGGGCCGCTACGAACCTCGTTCGAGGTCCGGTTGCAGCAGGGATTTTCTGCGGTATGTACTCGGAGCAGGGATTCAGAGTGTACGGGGGCGACGGTCAGAGCGAAGAATTCGTCGGACGACCAGGCCCGTGGGAACTGTACAATGTAATTCCGAGCCTTAATTGGAAGATCACACCTCGACTCACATTCGACGTAACGTACGTGTATTCCAAGGAACGAATGGCAGCGCCTGATGACGTCCGGTTGGATCGATGGGACAGGCGCGACACGAGGGACGTAAGTAAAGGGCGAGCTGATGGCGGCGCTGACGAACGTGTGGACAAAAACGTGCTTCTCAACCTGTATTACGATGGGGGGAGGCTCGGCAGTTTCGAGGTGAAAGGCTTTCAGCGGTACTACGATACTGCCAGTTACAGCTATCTATTTGCATCCGATTTCGGCAGAGAAGCCCAGTTTATCAGATGGGCCGATTCAGGGCTATCCCTGAAGTACACCCGTACGGACCAGTACAGGTTTGTACGGAACGACTTGACGTTAGGATCAGATCTGTACGACGGGTTTTACGGCAGAGGAGCCAAAGAAATATCGGGAAGCGGCACAACTGCCTCGCCTTATTCTCTCATCTTTAAGAACGAAACCTCCACGTATCGAGAAAGCCTCGGATACTACGTCATCAATCAGATGCGATTCTGGGACAGATTGATCTTCGGCCTCGGTTACAGGATAGAGAATTACGAATTCAAGGACCTCTATTTTCAGAACCGACAAGGGACCGGCCGCGTCGGACAACGCTATCCCATGAACAAAAGCGCGGCCTTTTACAGTCTGGGACTGGTGTACGATCGTGAACTCGGTTCCAACATTTATTGTAAACACTCCCGGACCTACCGATTTCCTACTATCTCTGAAATGATCAACACCGGTCGCACATCAACATCCCATCCGAATTCCATCTATTTCCTGCAACCTGAAGAGGGTACTTTGGAAGAAGCGGGAATTCGCCACTGGTTCACTCCGAACATCTATGCGAGCCTCATATACTACGAACTGGAAATGGACAATGAGATTCTCGGAGACTGGGACGTGAGGCTTTCTCCGCCAAGGCGTTGGAATGCCAATGTCCCGCTTGTTGCTCACGACGGAATAGAATTCGAAGGACTGGTACGCTTGACCCCTCGGTGGACCCTCAACGGCAATTACACCAGACAGAGAGTTTATTACCGCACGGACAGCATAAATCCAAGAGACTTTAGCCAGGGCCGCTTAACAGACAAGTGGGTTCCCCCGAATCCAGGCGAAATGTGCAACCTGTGGCTCAGTTATGACAACACAGACTGGGGATTTTCCGCATCAATACATTACCGTTACGTGGGAAAGCGATACTTCCAGGGTGACGACTTTAACGTGGCGCGAGACCTTGACGAGGTTAAGACCGCCGATCTTGCGGTTTCTCAGACGTTTTTTGATGGGCTAACCACTCTGTACTTCGGCATCCAAAACATCAACGATCTCCAGTATTCATTGGCGTCGTACTACTACCTCTCGTCGGGAGTGCCGGTTTACCAGTTCTACCCGAATGCAGGGCGCACGTACTATCTCGGTCTAAAGACCTCCTTGGATTTCGACAAGATGAAAGTCCCGAGCGGCGCGGACCTGCAGCGGATGCAAGAGCGGCTGTACGGGGCCGTGGGGAGTGGAGTAGACAGTCTGACAGGCGTTTCGGCCCGAATACGGGGATTAATGAGCTTGTGA
- a CDS encoding TonB-dependent receptor encodes MRFRNVVILNAIAFVIASTVMAVPDCKAQSSGASQQLERVEVEPPERRVTSSTTGSGQGFGYDQPIPGGQERSDFPLTSSQVVSPGGRVQNLATVPSAISVVENEGITADGRASLRDIVRGTVGTYVGSTNSTALNAQFGIRGFTSGVTSADRTAIILEGRNLELPRSESNVGFIFPEMVERVEVMRGDGTIQFGNKAIGGSLNILLKKPRQKPGLYMGSERTSYYGQRHWISGNLVRGPLAAGIFGGFYSDEGYRLYDGEVETTGGRYQPKEFVNRPGPWELFSVMASLNWKITPRLTLDGTYLFTKQRNPTASNVSKDIFDRGDIRYVAKGYADGPANDVWDTFTILRLLYDGGSLGTLELLAHQRYYDIRNFNYVFNSSLSNRANLLRWADNGLSLKYSRTDTYSFVRNDLTLGLDRYDGHFGNETKKPTGTTPTISLRHDQEQSAYRDSLAYYVMNQTRFGDRVILGLAYRVETYDIKDLYFNERSSSSPFSVNIRAAREYYPQFKSDSQISLGVVYDKELGSSIYYKHTLPYRFATVGNIINTGGLAVIGTHPDPIYWLGPEEGILNEVGIRHWFTPDIYASLVGYELYMKNEILQEWDMRLATPARWTTNVPLVSHRGIEFEGLIRLTPRWTLNGNYTLQEVRYLTSNINPANLRQGRLGGNWVPPNPAQMYNLWLTYENKDWGFAASLSYNYASKRYFLGDDLNIGIDLDEIKVLNFALSQDFFDGLANVYFGIKNVADYRYAYSTIFSIVSNQPTYSFYPEPGRTFFGGIKCNLDFNKMKVPTGADLQRMQERLYGSLEGGLNGLAGVPGRIRGALSF; translated from the coding sequence ATGCGTTTTCGTAATGTAGTCATTCTAAATGCCATCGCTTTCGTGATCGCTTCGACCGTGATGGCCGTTCCTGACTGCAAGGCCCAGTCGTCAGGTGCCTCACAGCAATTGGAGCGCGTCGAGGTGGAGCCTCCTGAGCGCCGCGTGACATCAAGCACCACCGGATCTGGGCAAGGCTTCGGTTATGATCAACCAATACCCGGAGGCCAGGAGCGCTCCGATTTCCCTCTGACTTCGAGTCAAGTGGTTTCCCCTGGTGGCAGAGTGCAGAATCTAGCTACGGTTCCTTCTGCCATCAGTGTGGTGGAGAATGAAGGCATCACCGCTGATGGCCGAGCCAGTCTGCGTGACATCGTTCGAGGGACGGTGGGCACTTATGTGGGGAGCACTAATTCTACCGCTCTGAATGCACAGTTCGGCATTCGAGGGTTCACTTCGGGGGTTACTTCGGCCGATCGGACTGCGATAATTTTAGAGGGCCGGAACCTTGAGCTTCCCAGAAGCGAGAGCAACGTTGGATTCATCTTTCCGGAAATGGTGGAAAGGGTTGAGGTCATGCGTGGTGACGGGACCATTCAGTTTGGCAATAAGGCCATTGGTGGTTCGCTGAATATACTTCTGAAGAAACCCAGGCAGAAGCCCGGATTGTACATGGGATCTGAAAGGACATCCTATTACGGTCAGCGCCACTGGATTTCAGGTAATCTCGTCCGAGGACCCCTGGCCGCAGGCATCTTCGGCGGCTTTTATTCAGATGAAGGATACCGACTTTACGACGGTGAAGTGGAGACGACGGGAGGAAGATATCAACCCAAAGAGTTCGTCAATCGACCCGGCCCGTGGGAGCTTTTTAGCGTTATGGCAAGTTTGAACTGGAAGATTACGCCAAGGTTGACGCTGGACGGCACTTACTTGTTCACAAAGCAGAGAAACCCTACTGCTTCAAATGTATCCAAAGATATTTTTGACAGAGGCGACATACGGTACGTGGCGAAAGGTTACGCCGACGGACCGGCCAACGATGTGTGGGACACGTTTACGATTCTTAGGTTGTTGTACGACGGAGGAAGTCTCGGAACTTTGGAACTCCTTGCCCATCAGAGATATTACGACATCCGGAACTTCAATTACGTCTTCAATTCGTCATTGAGCAATAGGGCGAATCTCTTGAGATGGGCTGACAATGGCCTCTCGTTAAAGTACTCGCGCACTGACACATACTCTTTTGTTCGAAACGATCTCACGCTCGGCCTGGACCGTTACGACGGCCATTTCGGAAATGAAACTAAGAAGCCAACGGGAACCACGCCAACCATCTCTTTACGACATGACCAAGAGCAGTCGGCCTATCGAGACAGCCTCGCGTACTACGTGATGAATCAGACACGTTTTGGGGACCGAGTGATACTCGGTTTGGCGTACCGAGTCGAGACGTACGACATAAAGGATCTCTATTTCAACGAACGTTCAAGTAGCTCTCCTTTTTCTGTAAACATTCGAGCCGCTCGAGAATACTACCCTCAGTTCAAGAGTGATTCCCAGATCAGCCTCGGCGTGGTGTACGACAAGGAACTTGGATCGAGCATCTATTATAAGCATACCCTCCCTTATCGCTTCGCCACCGTCGGCAACATAATCAATACCGGTGGGTTGGCAGTAATTGGTACCCATCCGGACCCCATTTATTGGTTGGGTCCGGAAGAGGGCATTCTCAATGAAGTCGGGATTCGTCACTGGTTCACGCCGGACATTTATGCGAGCCTTGTCGGCTACGAACTCTATATGAAGAACGAAATACTGCAAGAATGGGACATGAGGCTTGCAACCCCTGCACGGTGGACAACCAACGTACCGTTGGTTTCTCATAGAGGAATTGAGTTTGAGGGGTTGATAAGGCTTACTCCCAGATGGACGCTCAACGGCAATTACACCCTGCAAGAAGTGAGGTATCTCACCTCAAACATCAATCCGGCAAACCTCAGACAAGGGCGACTGGGGGGAAACTGGGTACCGCCCAATCCTGCGCAGATGTACAATTTGTGGCTGACTTACGAGAACAAAGACTGGGGGTTCGCAGCCTCACTCAGTTATAATTACGCATCTAAGCGCTACTTCCTGGGTGACGATTTGAACATCGGCATTGATCTGGACGAGATCAAAGTCTTGAACTTTGCGTTGTCTCAGGACTTTTTTGACGGTCTCGCCAACGTTTACTTCGGCATCAAGAACGTAGCCGACTACCGTTACGCGTACAGCACCATCTTTTCGATAGTGTCAAATCAACCCACGTATTCATTCTATCCTGAGCCGGGTCGCACCTTTTTTGGGGGCATAAAATGTAATCTGGATTTCAATAAGATGAAAGTCCCGACTGGTGCGGATCTCCAACGGATGCAGGAGAGACTGTATGGTTCTTTGGAAGGTGGGCTGAACGGTCTGGCTGGGGTACCCGGAAGGATCAGAGGCGCTCTATCCTTCTGA
- a CDS encoding efflux RND transporter periplasmic adaptor subunit, which yields MKRTFLVVALVAVPLALYATHVHYADKPAETKYLTAPVEKGTVRSEINSTGTIKPLVEVLVGSQLSGTIKELYADFESTVKQGQLIALIDPATFKAEVDQAQADLVAARAALNQAQVTHEDERRTLNRKVSLISNQSISQSDYDAAKTRADRAEAQVLLEQARIEQLEAKLRKAQVQLDYTRIVAPVNGVVTSRNVDVGQTVAASLQAPVLFKIAEDLSRMQVHASVDEADIGRIEAGKGAVFTVPAFPDESFFARVKQVRNEPKVEQNVVTYTVVLDVDNSSLKLRPGMTANVTILVNEVRDVLLVPEAALRFKPASSMKERKDHKPASSTKKPPSAKVEPTVWKLDNGQQLVPVKVRIGLQGSEKVQVLSEELKVGDRVVVQAASKKAAEKHLKGLRF from the coding sequence TTGAAAAGAACCTTTCTCGTCGTAGCGTTGGTGGCGGTACCGCTTGCCTTGTACGCCACCCATGTCCATTACGCGGACAAGCCCGCTGAAACCAAATATCTTACCGCCCCAGTCGAGAAAGGAACTGTACGCTCCGAAATCAACTCAACCGGCACCATTAAGCCTCTTGTCGAAGTCCTGGTGGGAAGTCAGTTGTCAGGTACAATCAAGGAGCTTTATGCAGATTTCGAATCTACGGTAAAGCAGGGACAACTCATCGCCCTTATTGACCCGGCCACGTTCAAAGCCGAGGTTGACCAGGCTCAAGCCGACCTGGTTGCTGCTAGAGCTGCCCTGAATCAGGCCCAAGTAACTCATGAAGACGAACGACGCACACTTAACCGTAAGGTAAGCCTCATCTCCAATCAGTCCATATCTCAGAGTGATTACGATGCCGCCAAGACACGTGCCGACCGTGCAGAAGCTCAAGTGCTTTTGGAACAGGCCCGAATCGAACAACTGGAGGCAAAACTGCGAAAAGCTCAGGTTCAACTTGATTACACAAGGATAGTAGCTCCAGTGAATGGTGTGGTCACTTCGCGCAATGTAGATGTCGGCCAGACGGTTGCTGCAAGCCTGCAAGCCCCCGTTCTGTTCAAGATTGCCGAAGATCTGTCACGGATGCAGGTCCATGCAAGTGTGGATGAAGCAGACATTGGTCGAATTGAGGCCGGAAAGGGCGCAGTCTTTACGGTTCCCGCATTTCCGGATGAATCATTCTTCGCCAGGGTCAAGCAGGTGCGAAACGAACCCAAAGTGGAACAGAACGTTGTTACCTACACAGTCGTCCTTGATGTGGACAACAGTTCCCTGAAACTGAGGCCGGGGATGACGGCAAATGTGACTATTCTAGTGAATGAGGTTCGTGATGTCTTGTTGGTGCCTGAGGCGGCCCTTCGATTCAAGCCGGCTTCTTCCATGAAAGAACGCAAAGATCACAAGCCTGCATCTTCTACGAAGAAACCTCCGTCTGCTAAAGTTGAGCCTACTGTTTGGAAGCTGGATAATGGTCAGCAACTCGTACCGGTTAAGGTGCGAATCGGCCTCCAAGGTAGTGAGAAGGTCCAGGTTTTGTCAGAGGAACTCAAGGTCGGAGACCGTGTGGTCGTTCAGGCAGCGAGTAAGAAAGCCGCGGAGAAGCACCTCAAGGGCCTCCGCTTTTGA
- a CDS encoding DUF3786 domain-containing protein: MKEESESLYFDEIYRDYLDKIARIDLNKVSEGLGIVVIGEDAIMPLFGMEHRVSARGIVNQDGRRPSHSVSVVLCKYLLMCPETEPLDSNLVSYRDFKDSAPFAEGFRANAEANISRAFSGRIGKLEQACQQLMARPVQEDFPGQLKMRLDALPKVPILLLFNDEDEEFPAQCSLLFERRAEKYLDMECLAISGWILAEWLKQRL, encoded by the coding sequence GTGAAAGAAGAATCGGAATCTCTGTATTTCGATGAAATCTATCGTGACTATCTTGACAAGATTGCCCGGATCGACCTCAACAAAGTCAGCGAGGGTCTGGGCATAGTGGTGATAGGCGAAGATGCGATCATGCCGCTTTTCGGTATGGAGCATCGAGTTTCTGCTCGTGGCATCGTCAATCAGGATGGTCGCCGGCCCAGTCATTCAGTGAGTGTGGTCCTGTGCAAGTACTTGCTCATGTGTCCTGAAACAGAGCCTTTGGACAGCAATTTGGTCTCTTATCGAGACTTCAAAGACTCCGCTCCTTTCGCTGAAGGCTTCCGCGCCAATGCAGAAGCAAACATCAGCCGGGCCTTTTCCGGACGCATTGGGAAGCTGGAACAAGCATGCCAACAACTTATGGCGCGTCCTGTTCAAGAGGATTTCCCCGGACAATTAAAGATGCGGCTCGACGCCTTGCCAAAGGTGCCCATTCTGTTGTTATTTAACGACGAAGACGAGGAATTCCCTGCACAGTGCTCCCTGTTGTTTGAGCGCCGGGCCGAGAAATATTTGGATATGGAGTGCCTGGCCATTTCAGGATGGATACTTGCTGAATGGCTCAAGCAAAGGTTGTAG
- a CDS encoding VWA domain-containing protein produces the protein MGFSDFVGHEDARLALTLNAIEPLCGGVLFAGEKGSGKTTLARLFKRLLPERTPFVTLPLNVTEDALVGTIDIETTIRTGKKVIQRGLLSRAHGGILFVDDVNLLSPESVSLVLEVSGRGANFVEREGLSERHDADFMLIATMDPQEAFLSPHFIDRFGMCVLWESLWDKKDRTSVVKRAVANRFNLDGPNTLADEALRNRIQNSRRFLKQVTVSEGVWEYIAQRCLENAVSGHRAELFLYYATKAYAAYRGDKKANTSHVDAVAPLVLVHRRRNVLPPEEETTHEHNHEDKENEQQPESNDTQSEQQQGCDEMPQTDNAESSAPDDNDEFTPDTSPRETALREEVFDTGETFRTKRLSFRKDRLKRMSAGRRTKTRSKDKGGRYVRSILRAEDDVAIDATIRAAAPYQSLRNRDNMLVIHDRDLRYKQREKKTGHLVIFAVDGSGSMGAQKRMVETKGAIQSLLMDCYQKRDKVAMLVFRKEKAEIVLPPTSSVEHASRRLKEIPTGGKTPLGSGLMEAYNLIKRYAKKAPETRFLLVIITDGRANHSLSGLPVQEEVMRISQLLSEIPGTDYIVVDTEDKSKFMKADFAVPLADRLNASYYTIDDLKADYLVDLVKQEKG, from the coding sequence ATGGGATTCAGCGATTTTGTCGGTCATGAAGACGCTCGGCTTGCGCTTACCCTCAATGCCATTGAGCCGCTCTGTGGCGGTGTTCTTTTCGCAGGAGAAAAGGGGAGCGGAAAGACAACACTCGCTCGTTTGTTCAAGAGACTTCTTCCGGAACGAACGCCTTTCGTTACGCTCCCCCTCAATGTTACTGAAGACGCCCTCGTTGGCACCATAGATATTGAAACGACCATACGCACAGGGAAAAAGGTGATCCAACGGGGTCTCCTCAGTAGAGCACATGGCGGTATCCTTTTCGTCGATGATGTCAACCTTCTTTCGCCCGAATCGGTCTCGCTAGTCCTAGAGGTTAGTGGCAGAGGAGCTAATTTCGTGGAGAGGGAAGGATTGTCTGAGCGACATGACGCAGACTTCATGCTCATTGCCACTATGGACCCGCAGGAGGCATTTCTCTCTCCACATTTCATTGATCGGTTCGGCATGTGCGTGCTGTGGGAAAGTCTTTGGGATAAGAAAGACCGAACCTCGGTCGTCAAGAGGGCCGTGGCAAATCGGTTCAATCTTGATGGCCCAAATACTCTGGCGGACGAGGCCTTGCGAAACAGGATTCAGAACTCCAGAAGATTTCTCAAACAGGTTACCGTTTCCGAAGGTGTGTGGGAGTACATCGCACAAAGGTGTCTCGAAAATGCCGTTTCCGGGCACCGTGCGGAACTCTTTCTGTACTACGCGACCAAGGCCTATGCAGCGTACCGCGGGGACAAAAAAGCTAATACAAGCCACGTGGATGCCGTTGCACCGTTGGTTCTAGTGCATCGTAGAAGAAACGTATTGCCGCCCGAAGAAGAGACCACTCACGAGCATAACCATGAGGACAAAGAGAACGAACAGCAGCCCGAATCCAACGATACGCAAAGCGAGCAACAGCAAGGCTGTGATGAGATGCCGCAGACAGATAATGCTGAGTCCTCTGCCCCTGATGACAATGATGAATTCACCCCCGATACTTCTCCACGTGAGACCGCTCTGAGGGAAGAAGTGTTCGATACTGGAGAAACCTTCCGTACAAAACGTCTTTCTTTCAGAAAAGACAGATTGAAACGTATGTCCGCAGGACGCAGGACGAAGACACGTTCCAAGGACAAAGGTGGAAGATATGTACGCAGCATCCTCAGAGCAGAAGACGATGTCGCTATAGATGCAACTATACGTGCAGCGGCACCCTATCAAAGCCTCCGGAACCGGGATAATATGCTTGTTATCCACGATCGCGATCTCCGGTACAAGCAGCGAGAGAAGAAGACTGGCCATTTAGTCATTTTTGCCGTTGACGGCTCCGGTTCGATGGGTGCGCAGAAGAGGATGGTCGAGACCAAAGGCGCAATCCAGTCCTTACTCATGGATTGCTATCAGAAACGAGACAAAGTGGCCATGCTCGTCTTTAGGAAGGAAAAGGCCGAGATCGTGCTGCCGCCGACTTCAAGTGTCGAGCATGCCTCGCGAAGACTCAAAGAAATACCCACTGGAGGAAAGACGCCTTTGGGTTCGGGCCTGATGGAGGCCTATAACCTGATCAAGAGGTACGCGAAGAAAGCTCCGGAAACTCGCTTCTTGCTTGTGATCATCACTGACGGAAGGGCGAACCATTCGCTATCCGGTCTTCCGGTTCAAGAAGAAGTCATGAGAATTTCGCAACTCCTCAGCGAAATCCCCGGAACGGATTACATCGTCGTGGATACAGAGGACAAGAGCAAGTTCATGAAGGCTGATTTCGCTGTTCCATTGGCCGACCGGCTTAACGCGAGTTACTATACGATAGATGACCTTAAGGCCGACTATCTGGTTGATTTAGTGAAGCAAGAAAAAGGGTAG